In one window of Erythrolamprus reginae isolate rEryReg1 chromosome 1, rEryReg1.hap1, whole genome shotgun sequence DNA:
- the CITED2 gene encoding cbp/p300-interacting transactivator 2 isoform X1, which yields MPEAGEGRGFRGSWLEMAEHMMAMNHGRFPDGTAGLHHHPAHRMGMGPFPTHHHQQQQQPHAFSALMSDHLHYGGGNLNTNSGIRHAMVPGNVAGGHPAGSMPPTARFNNSQFMSPTVAPQGGPLTASMQLQKLNNQYFSHHPYPHNHYMPDLLPANHQLNGATQHFRDCNPKHGSSGAGGGNGSVPASVPHVPAAMLPPNVIDTDFIDEEVLMSLVVEMGLDRIKELPELWLGQNEFDFMTDFVCKQQSSRVSC from the exons ATGCCCGAGGCGGGGGAGGGAAGAGGCTTCCGCGGGAGCTG gctggaaatggcggAGCACATGATGGCCATGAACCACGGGCGCTTCCCGGATGGAACCGCTGGGCTTCACCACCACCCGGCCCACCGCATGGGAATGGGACCCTTTCCGACCCAtcaccaccagcagcagcagcagcctcacGCCTTCAGTGCCTTGATGAGCGACCATCTCCATTACGGAGGAGGGAATCTGAACACAAACAGTGGGATCAGGCATGCCATGGTGCCAGGGAATGTGGCCGGGGGACACCCTGCTGGCAGCATGCCTCCAACGGCGAGGTTTAACAATTCCCAGTTCATGTCTCCCACGGTGGCTCCTCAAGGCGGGCCCTTAACAGCCAGCATGCAGTTGCAGAAGCTGAACAACCAGTACTTCAGCCACCATCCTTACCCTCACAACCACTACATGCCGGATTTACTTCCTGCCAACCATCAGCTCAACGGAGCGACCCAGCATTTTCGGGACTGCAACCCCAAGCACGGCAGCAGTGGGGCTGGCGGGGGCAACGGCAGTGTGCCTGCATCCGTGCCCCACGTCCCTGCGGCGATGCTGCCCCCCAATGTCATTGACACGGACTTCATCGACGAGGAGGTCCTGATGTCCTTAGTCGTAGAAATGGGCTTGGATCGCATTAAGGAGCTTCCTGAGCTTTGGCTGGGACAGAATGAGTTTGATTTCATGACAGACTTCGTTTGCAAACAGCAGTCTAGCAGAGTGAGCTGTTGA
- the CITED2 gene encoding cbp/p300-interacting transactivator 2 isoform X2, translating to MLEMAEHMMAMNHGRFPDGTAGLHHHPAHRMGMGPFPTHHHQQQQQPHAFSALMSDHLHYGGGNLNTNSGIRHAMVPGNVAGGHPAGSMPPTARFNNSQFMSPTVAPQGGPLTASMQLQKLNNQYFSHHPYPHNHYMPDLLPANHQLNGATQHFRDCNPKHGSSGAGGGNGSVPASVPHVPAAMLPPNVIDTDFIDEEVLMSLVVEMGLDRIKELPELWLGQNEFDFMTDFVCKQQSSRVSC from the exons AT gctggaaatggcggAGCACATGATGGCCATGAACCACGGGCGCTTCCCGGATGGAACCGCTGGGCTTCACCACCACCCGGCCCACCGCATGGGAATGGGACCCTTTCCGACCCAtcaccaccagcagcagcagcagcctcacGCCTTCAGTGCCTTGATGAGCGACCATCTCCATTACGGAGGAGGGAATCTGAACACAAACAGTGGGATCAGGCATGCCATGGTGCCAGGGAATGTGGCCGGGGGACACCCTGCTGGCAGCATGCCTCCAACGGCGAGGTTTAACAATTCCCAGTTCATGTCTCCCACGGTGGCTCCTCAAGGCGGGCCCTTAACAGCCAGCATGCAGTTGCAGAAGCTGAACAACCAGTACTTCAGCCACCATCCTTACCCTCACAACCACTACATGCCGGATTTACTTCCTGCCAACCATCAGCTCAACGGAGCGACCCAGCATTTTCGGGACTGCAACCCCAAGCACGGCAGCAGTGGGGCTGGCGGGGGCAACGGCAGTGTGCCTGCATCCGTGCCCCACGTCCCTGCGGCGATGCTGCCCCCCAATGTCATTGACACGGACTTCATCGACGAGGAGGTCCTGATGTCCTTAGTCGTAGAAATGGGCTTGGATCGCATTAAGGAGCTTCCTGAGCTTTGGCTGGGACAGAATGAGTTTGATTTCATGACAGACTTCGTTTGCAAACAGCAGTCTAGCAGAGTGAGCTGTTGA
- the CITED2 gene encoding cbp/p300-interacting transactivator 2 isoform X3, producing MAEHMMAMNHGRFPDGTAGLHHHPAHRMGMGPFPTHHHQQQQQPHAFSALMSDHLHYGGGNLNTNSGIRHAMVPGNVAGGHPAGSMPPTARFNNSQFMSPTVAPQGGPLTASMQLQKLNNQYFSHHPYPHNHYMPDLLPANHQLNGATQHFRDCNPKHGSSGAGGGNGSVPASVPHVPAAMLPPNVIDTDFIDEEVLMSLVVEMGLDRIKELPELWLGQNEFDFMTDFVCKQQSSRVSC from the coding sequence atggcggAGCACATGATGGCCATGAACCACGGGCGCTTCCCGGATGGAACCGCTGGGCTTCACCACCACCCGGCCCACCGCATGGGAATGGGACCCTTTCCGACCCAtcaccaccagcagcagcagcagcctcacGCCTTCAGTGCCTTGATGAGCGACCATCTCCATTACGGAGGAGGGAATCTGAACACAAACAGTGGGATCAGGCATGCCATGGTGCCAGGGAATGTGGCCGGGGGACACCCTGCTGGCAGCATGCCTCCAACGGCGAGGTTTAACAATTCCCAGTTCATGTCTCCCACGGTGGCTCCTCAAGGCGGGCCCTTAACAGCCAGCATGCAGTTGCAGAAGCTGAACAACCAGTACTTCAGCCACCATCCTTACCCTCACAACCACTACATGCCGGATTTACTTCCTGCCAACCATCAGCTCAACGGAGCGACCCAGCATTTTCGGGACTGCAACCCCAAGCACGGCAGCAGTGGGGCTGGCGGGGGCAACGGCAGTGTGCCTGCATCCGTGCCCCACGTCCCTGCGGCGATGCTGCCCCCCAATGTCATTGACACGGACTTCATCGACGAGGAGGTCCTGATGTCCTTAGTCGTAGAAATGGGCTTGGATCGCATTAAGGAGCTTCCTGAGCTTTGGCTGGGACAGAATGAGTTTGATTTCATGACAGACTTCGTTTGCAAACAGCAGTCTAGCAGAGTGAGCTGTTGA